The genomic DNA CTGCTATTTTCCTTTTTTGTTTTAGGGGATCTGAAGGCTCAGAATACATTCCTTTCTCAACACGACTATGTGCCGTATTACACCAACCCTGCGGCAGTAGGTCAGGAGAATTTCGACCGACTGTTGATTCATTACCGAAACACGACCCTCGGTAGTGGCTTCGGACTGAAAAACACCATGGCAGGTTATTCACATCCATTATACGATAGCAAGCACAAGCGACGTTTTGGTGCGGTTTCAGGTTCGGTGTCTGATTTCCGAAGTGGTACCGCTGGCGCTTTTACCAATACCCAGGCCATGGCAGGGTTCAACTATAATTTGCCTATTGCCCGTAATCACCAAATCGGTGTTGGAATGCAGGGAAGCTACTCTTTCCTGCGAATTGACTGGACCCGCCTAACCACCGATGCGCAGTGGATTATGGGTAATTTTGACCCTTCGGCAGATTTGGGGGAGAATCTTGACTTTACAAAAAATGATCAGTTCAATATTAATGTAGGAATGAACTGGATGTGGTTTGATGATGCGGGACGTATTAACGGTACTTTTGGCGTGGCCATGTATGATGCCGTAAATTCCAGGAATTTCATTCAGGATGAACGCACCTCTGGCACACAGTCTTATGTCCTTTCAGGAGAAGTGAAGGTCGCCAAATTTGACCATCTCGCACTTCGTCCTATGGGTCGTGCGGTAATTCAGACCAACTCCAATACCTATGAGGCAGGTTTGAAGCTCGCCTATGAACCTGATATGATCCACCAGCCAAGTGTTGCCCTGTCGAGTTACTATCGATTTGACCAGGCCATGGTGATTGCGATGCAGGTTTATTTCCAGAACCTTTCACTCGGTATTTCTTATGATATTCCTACAGGAAGCAAGGTCGGTGGACAATTGGGCGCTAACAACGCTATTGAGTTTGGGGCTTCTTTCCATTTCGGACATATGCGGGCACAGCGCGCCCTTGGAGCAGACAAAGCACCGTATGTTGCACCAGCAACCCTTCAGCATGTGAAGCCAAGCACCATTCCTTCAAGAAAGATGAAGGTACAGGAGCAGGAGCAGCCACCAAGTATTGTGGATGTTAATCAGGAGCGTATGGAGGAAGATTTGCGCAATGAGATTGAAAATACAAAACTACGCTTTGCACTCGGGAAGTTTGACCTGACCGAAGATTCTGATAAAAAGCTCCAGCGTATAGCAGAAATTATGGCGAAGTACCCGAATACAAAAATTCTGATTCTCGGCCATACCTGTACCATAGGCGATGAAGACATCAATAAATTTGTGGGGACAGAGCGCGCACTTGCTGCCCGCGACAGGCTCGTGGAAGCGGGCGTGCCACGCGGCAATATTCGTATTAAGGGAATGAGCTACACCCAGCCAATTGCCACCAACGATACGGACGATGGCCGAGCTAAAAACCGCCGTGCTCAGTTTATTATTATTGATCAATAAACAGAGGTATAAATATTTATTTTCCATTAAATCCTCTCAGTAAATTCTGGGAGGATTTTTTTATGCAACCGATTACGATTAAACTAATCGTTAATTAGGGATGGTAATTGACGTTCAATTTTACAATTTTATTATCTTTTCAGGAAATAAAGATTTGAAAGCAGAAAAGTAATATACACAATTATAGTTATGAAAAAATGTGCGATCGGATTGCTGTTTTTTGCCATGATGGCCTGTAACAGTAAAGCCCCCCAAGATCAGGCGATTTATTCTAACGACACCTTTTCGGTTTACCCTACTAAAGTAACACAGGGAAAGTACACCGCCAAAGTTGTTGGAACTGACCAAATGACCACGGACTATCTCAGTCCGCAGAATGAAAACTATATGCGTACGGTCAATGTGCGTTTCAGTATCAATCTGAAAAATGACGAGCTTCCTTACGGACAATTTCATCAAGTGGTTGTTCGCCCTGATGCCAATGGCCATTTTGACGCCCCCATGATCACCTTTGGTCAGCTGTATACTGCCAAAGATGCTGGTGTGAAGGAAAAGCTGGAGCCAGATACCAAAGTAACTTATCAGTTGAACATGAAGCCCGTATTCGATGCTTTTGCAAAGCAGGGATACTATGTTGATGCTCAGGGAGAGAAGATTTACAAAGAAGATTTTAAAGGGGTATTCATTGCTGGAAACTCTTTCCCTTTGAACGACGATTATGTGAACCTCGGGAACAGAGGGTTTGAAATGAAAGACCCTGATGGTGACCATATTTATACGATTGACCTGACGATGAATTTCCGTCACCCAGACCGCTATGTAAAAACGGAATGGAAACTGTCTAAAGATATTTCTAATTACCCGCAACTCGAAACGGAATTACCAATCCTGAAAAGCCTTTACGATATGGCTTTGGAGGAAACAGTGTTGCTTTCTGAGCCAGACGGTACCTTCAGAACAGGCGCCAAATGGGATGGTGTCTGGACGCGTGACGTCAGCTATGCCATTACTTTGGGAATGGGAATGGCCGATGTAGAACGTGCCAAAACTTCCCTCAGAAAGAAAGTGAAACGTGGCCGTATTATTCAGGATACAGGTTCTGGTGGTGCTTGGCCAGTGTCATCCGACCGTGTGGTATGGTCGATGGCAGCCTGGGAAATTTATGCGGTTTCTGGCGATCAGCAGTGGCTGAATTATGCCTACAATGTGATCAAGAATTCGGTAGAAGATGACCGCCATATCATTCTTGATAAAAACACAAACCTCATGCGTGGGGAGTCTTCCTTCCTCGACTGGAGGGTGCAAACCTACCCTCGATGGATGGACAATGTGGATATTTACCACTCTTTGAACCTCGGGACAAATGCGGCGCATTATCGTGCCTATCAGATTCTTGCTGACATGGCAGGGGTGTTGAAAAAAACGGACG from Persicobacter psychrovividus includes the following:
- a CDS encoding PorP/SprF family type IX secretion system membrane protein — encoded protein: MKTHFIKFALLLFSFFVLGDLKAQNTFLSQHDYVPYYTNPAAVGQENFDRLLIHYRNTTLGSGFGLKNTMAGYSHPLYDSKHKRRFGAVSGSVSDFRSGTAGAFTNTQAMAGFNYNLPIARNHQIGVGMQGSYSFLRIDWTRLTTDAQWIMGNFDPSADLGENLDFTKNDQFNINVGMNWMWFDDAGRINGTFGVAMYDAVNSRNFIQDERTSGTQSYVLSGEVKVAKFDHLALRPMGRAVIQTNSNTYEAGLKLAYEPDMIHQPSVALSSYYRFDQAMVIAMQVYFQNLSLGISYDIPTGSKVGGQLGANNAIEFGASFHFGHMRAQRALGADKAPYVAPATLQHVKPSTIPSRKMKVQEQEQPPSIVDVNQERMEEDLRNEIENTKLRFALGKFDLTEDSDKKLQRIAEIMAKYPNTKILILGHTCTIGDEDINKFVGTERALAARDRLVEAGVPRGNIRIKGMSYTQPIATNDTDDGRAKNRRAQFIIIDQ